From the genome of Acidobacteriota bacterium, one region includes:
- a CDS encoding NADH-quinone oxidoreductase subunit D: MFDTDELVLNMGPQHPSTHGVLRVVLRLDGERVIDADVVIGYLHRGIEKLSEARDYTQIILLTDRMDYLAAATNNLGYVETVEKMMGLEVPRRALYLRTVMSELQRIASHLVWLGTHAMDIGATTVFLYTFRERELILDLFEEYCGARLTYNCMRIGGLPQDIPPGWEKKVREFCDLFETKVPEYETLLTHNRIWLERTREVGVISGEAATAIGLSGPPLRASGIFRDIRKDEPYAAYSEFEFDVPLGTRGDTYDRYLVRIEEFYQSLRIIRQALDGLPEGPVIGKVPRLIKPPAGETYHAIEAPKGELGYFIASDGKSLSPYRFRVRPPSFCNLQALRQLVKGHLVADVVALIGTIDIVLGEVDR, from the coding sequence ATGTTCGACACCGACGAGCTGGTCCTCAACATGGGACCGCAGCACCCGAGCACGCACGGCGTGCTGCGCGTGGTGCTCCGCCTGGACGGCGAGCGCGTCATCGACGCCGACGTGGTGATTGGCTACCTGCACCGCGGCATCGAGAAACTGTCGGAAGCGCGCGACTACACGCAGATCATCCTGCTGACCGACCGCATGGACTACCTCGCGGCGGCCACCAACAACCTGGGCTACGTCGAGACCGTCGAGAAGATGATGGGGCTCGAGGTGCCGCGCCGCGCGCTGTACCTCCGCACGGTGATGTCCGAGCTGCAGCGGATCGCCAGCCACCTGGTGTGGCTCGGCACGCACGCGATGGACATCGGCGCGACGACGGTGTTCCTCTACACGTTCCGCGAGCGGGAGCTGATTCTCGACCTGTTCGAGGAGTATTGCGGCGCGCGCCTGACCTACAACTGCATGCGGATCGGCGGGCTGCCGCAGGACATCCCGCCTGGATGGGAGAAGAAGGTCCGCGAGTTCTGCGACCTGTTCGAGACGAAGGTCCCCGAGTACGAGACCCTGCTGACGCACAACCGCATCTGGCTCGAGCGCACGCGTGAGGTGGGCGTGATCTCGGGCGAGGCCGCGACCGCCATCGGCCTGAGCGGGCCGCCGCTGCGCGCCTCGGGCATCTTCCGCGACATCCGCAAGGACGAGCCGTACGCCGCGTACAGCGAGTTCGAGTTCGACGTCCCGCTCGGCACGCGCGGCGACACGTACGATCGCTACCTGGTGCGCATCGAGGAGTTCTACCAGTCGCTGCGGATCATCCGGCAGGCGCTCGACGGGCTCCCCGAGGGGCCGGTCATCGGCAAGGTGCCGCGCCTGATCAAGCCGCCCGCCGGCGAGACGTACCACGCGATCGAGGCGCCGAAGGGAGAACTCGGATACTTCATCGCGAGCGACGGGAAGTCGCTCAGCCCGTACCGCTTCCGCGTGCGGCCGCCGTCGTTCTGCAACCTGCAGGCGCTGCGCCAGCTGGTGAAAGGACACCTGGTGGCCGACGTCGTCGCGCTCATCGGCACCATCGATATCGTGCTGGGAGAGGTGGACCGGTGA
- the nuoH gene encoding NADH-quinone oxidoreductase subunit NuoH: MIDLLVIPILQIVILLAGLLTAVAYATLLERKIQAWVQSRLGPMRVGPSGVLQPVADVLKLLLKEDITPARADKWVYTAAPILAVVPSLVVFAVIPFGPVMEIFGRPVALTITDINVGLLYLVSVSSIGVYGIILAGYASNSKYPLLAGLRASAQLISYEVAVTMTLVSMILMAGTLSMVGIVNAQLNAGLWYAFVQPVALLIFFVGGLAETNRAPFDMPEAEQELVGGFHTEYSGMRFALFYLAEYINMIVVCTMVTTLFLGGWLRPFPNVGALWVLDYVPGWIWFLLKTFVAFYVFMWIRATLPRYRYDQLMRLGWKVLIPLAIANLIVTAAAKVFL, translated from the coding sequence GTGATCGATCTCCTCGTCATTCCGATCCTGCAGATCGTCATTCTCCTGGCCGGCCTGCTCACCGCGGTGGCGTATGCGACGCTGCTCGAGCGCAAGATCCAGGCATGGGTGCAGTCGCGCCTCGGACCGATGCGCGTCGGGCCGTCCGGCGTGCTCCAGCCGGTGGCGGACGTGCTCAAGCTCCTGCTGAAGGAAGACATCACCCCGGCGCGGGCCGATAAGTGGGTGTACACCGCCGCGCCGATCCTGGCGGTGGTTCCCTCGCTCGTCGTGTTCGCGGTGATCCCGTTCGGGCCGGTGATGGAGATCTTCGGCCGTCCGGTGGCGCTGACGATCACCGACATCAACGTCGGCCTGCTGTACCTCGTGTCGGTCTCGTCGATCGGCGTGTACGGCATCATCCTCGCGGGCTACGCCTCCAACAGCAAGTACCCGCTGCTCGCCGGGCTGCGCGCGTCGGCACAGCTCATCAGCTACGAGGTCGCGGTCACGATGACGCTGGTCAGCATGATCCTCATGGCCGGCACGCTCAGCATGGTCGGCATCGTGAACGCGCAGCTCAACGCCGGCCTGTGGTACGCGTTCGTGCAGCCGGTGGCGCTGCTGATCTTCTTCGTCGGCGGCCTGGCCGAAACCAACCGCGCGCCGTTCGACATGCCGGAGGCGGAGCAGGAGCTGGTTGGCGGGTTCCACACCGAGTACAGCGGGATGCGCTTCGCGCTGTTCTACCTCGCGGAGTACATCAACATGATCGTCGTCTGCACGATGGTGACGACGCTGTTTCTGGGCGGGTGGCTGCGCCCGTTCCCGAACGTCGGGGCGCTGTGGGTGCTCGACTACGTGCCCGGGTGGATCTGGTTCCTCCTCAAGACGTTCGTCGCCTTCTACGTCTTCATGTGGATCCGGGCGACCCTGCCGCGCTACCGCTACGACCAGCTGATGCGGCTGGGGTGGAAGGTCCTCATCCCGCTCGCCATCGCCAACCTGATCGTGACCGCTGCCGCAAAGGTATTTCTGTGA
- a CDS encoding NADH-quinone oxidoreductase subunit J — protein sequence MTALGFWTLAAFILGFAALVITTKNPVHSVLFLVLNFLCVAALYVLLRAEFLAVIQVLVYAGGIVVLYLFVVMLVNLKRPPEEHVAPQRYGKSGAVLAGAVLAEFTAILVYGTLRLTPSGPGVGKGVSSLGGNVQTLGWLLYTDYLVPFEVASMLLLVAMVGAIVLAKREL from the coding sequence ATTACCGCGCTCGGCTTCTGGACGCTCGCCGCTTTCATTCTCGGGTTCGCGGCGCTCGTCATCACCACGAAGAACCCCGTGCACAGCGTGCTGTTCCTCGTGCTCAACTTCCTCTGCGTCGCGGCGCTCTACGTGCTGCTGCGGGCCGAGTTCCTGGCCGTCATCCAGGTGCTGGTCTATGCCGGCGGCATCGTCGTGCTGTACCTGTTTGTCGTCATGCTGGTCAACCTGAAGCGGCCGCCCGAGGAACACGTCGCGCCGCAGCGCTACGGGAAGAGCGGCGCGGTCCTCGCCGGCGCGGTGCTCGCCGAGTTCACCGCCATCCTGGTGTACGGGACGCTGCGGCTGACGCCGTCCGGGCCCGGCGTGGGAAAAGGGGTCAGCTCGCTGGGGGGCAACGTCCAGACGCTTGGCTGGCTGCTGTATACGGACTATCTCGTGCCGTTCGAGGTCGCGTCGATGCTGCTGCTTGTCGCGATGGTCGGCGCGATCGTGCTCGCGAAGCGGGAGCTCTGA
- the nuoK gene encoding NADH-quinone oxidoreductase subunit NuoK, which produces MTPTHYALLSAALFTIGLIGVLVRRNIIIVFMSIELMLNAVNINLIAYSAQWQNAIGQVFAVFVIAVAAAEAAVGLGIVLAFYRNKETVNIDEMNLMKW; this is translated from the coding sequence ATCACCCCCACACATTACGCGCTGCTGTCGGCCGCCCTGTTCACCATCGGACTGATCGGCGTGCTCGTCCGCCGCAACATCATCATCGTCTTCATGTCCATCGAGCTGATGCTCAACGCGGTCAACATCAACCTGATCGCGTACTCGGCGCAGTGGCAGAACGCGATCGGGCAGGTGTTTGCGGTGTTCGTGATCGCGGTGGCTGCCGCGGAGGCCGCGGTGGGGCTCGGCATCGTCCTCGCGTTCTACCGGAACAAGGAGACGGTGAACATCGACGAGATGAACCTCATGAAATGGTGA